The Gouania willdenowi chromosome 20, fGouWil2.1, whole genome shotgun sequence genome window below encodes:
- the gtf3ab gene encoding general transcription factor IIIA, b, producing the protein MGERESGQKTFVCSYFDCRASFNKSWKLDAHLCKHEGLKPFSCENCDQSFCTRHQLTRHELSHSGEKPHKCPTDGCSEAFQTKASLRHHMARVHQHQEKQYKCDKPGCGKDFNKRNQLKAHRCEQHEEPPAFLCSFTGCTKAFPSQGKLKHHKKVHEGYPCGSEGCSSQGKTWTEILKHRKQHKVKVPCGQCQKLFSNAWFLHQHELRVHSGQPRRMFSCPKEGCEKKFSRSLNLESHVLGDHEGKKAFSCAYDGCGKSFAVKESLWRHGVVHNTVKKKLKKVQQSRSAGAADQAETNKLAAKLHNVKL; encoded by the exons ATGGGTGAGAGGGAATCAGGGCAGAAAACCTTTGTATGCTCTTATTTTGATTGTAGAGCTTCGTTTAATAAATCGTGGAAGCTGGATGCTCACCTGTGCAAACACGAAGGATTG AAACCGTTCTCCTGTGAGAACTGCGACCAAAGCTTTTGCACTCGCCACCAACTGACCAGACATGAGCTCAGCCACAGCGGGGAAAAGCCACACAA GTGTCCGACTGATGGATGCTCTGAAGCTTTTCAAACTAAGGCCAGTTTGAGGCACCACATGGCTCGAGTCCATCAGCATCAGGAGAAGCAATACAAA TGTGATAAACCTGGCTGTGGAAAGGACTTCAATAAAAGGAACCAACTTAAGGCTCATAGATGTGAGCAGCATGAAGAACCTCCTGCTTTTCT CTGTTCTTTCACTGGTTGCACCAAAGCATTTCCATCTCAAGGAAAACTCAAGCATCATAAGAAGGTGCATGAAG GTTACCCTTGTGGGAGTGAGGGATGTTCCTCTCAGGGAAAGACATGGACAGAAATTCTAAAGcacagaaaacaacataaaG TCAAGGTGCCATGTGGACAGTGCCAAAAGCTGTTCAGCAACGCCTGGTTCTTACACCAGCACGAGCTGCGTGTTCACTCTGGACAGCCGAGAAGGATGTTTTCCTGCCCAAAAGAAGGATGTGAGAAGAAGTTCAGTCGAAGCTTGAACTTGGAGAGTCACGTCCTCGGAGACCACGAGGGGAAGAAGGCCTTCAGCTGCGCCTACGACGGCTGTGGAAAAAGCTTTGCCGTGAAG gaAAGCCTGTGGAGACATGGAGTGGTGCACAACACGGTAAAGAAAAAGCTGAAG AAGGTGCAGCAGTCCAGATCTGCAGGTGCAGCAGATCAAGCGGAAACCAACAAGCTGGCTGCAAAGCTTCACAATGTAAAGCTGTGA